The Desulfuromonadales bacterium genome segment CCGGGTCGTGGTGGAAAGCCTCAACGTGGTCAAGCGTCATTCCCGTCCCACCCGTGCCAATGCCGAAGGTGGAATAATCGAGAAGGAGGCGCCGTTGGCGGCCTCCAACGTCCTGCTGCTTTGCGGCGCCTGCAACAAGCCGACCCGTACCGGCATCCGCATTCTCGATGACGGCAGCAAGGCCCGCTTCTGCAAGAAGTGCAACGAGATTGTGGATAAGTAACGGAGAATTTCCATGGCCAGAATGAAAGAAATGTATCAGACCGAGCTGGTGCCTCAGCTGATGAAGGACCTGCAGCTGAAAAATGTGATGGAGGTCCCCCGGGTCGAAAAAGTGGTGATCAACATGGGGCTCGGTGAGGCAATCCAGAACATCAAGGTTCTGGAATCGGCTGTTGACGAACTGAGTCGGCTGACCGGCCAGAAGGCTGTTATCACCAAGGCCAAGAAGTCGATCGCCACCTTCAAGCTCCGCGAGGGGATGCCCATCGGCTGCATGGTGACTCTGCGTCGCGATCGGGCTTACGAGTTCCTCGACCGCCTGATCAATGTCGCGCTGCCCCGCGTCCGCGACTTCAAGGGCGTTTCGTCCAAGGCCTTCGATGGTCGCGGCAATTACACGCTGGGGATCCGCGAGCAGATCATCTTTCCCGAGATCGATCTCGACAAGATCGACAAGGTGAAGGGGCTGAACGTGACGATCGTCACCACGGCCAGGACTGACGAAGAGGGGCGCGCCCTTCTGACCAGCCTGGGCATGCCGTTTCGTAAATAGCCGGAAGGATAGCGGAGGAAAGCTGTGGCAAAAAAATCGATGATGATCAAGGCGGAACGGCCGAAGAAATTCGGTGTCAGGGAGTACAATCGTTGTCCTCTCTGCGGCCGACCCCGCGCCTACTATCGCAAATTTGACATGTGCCGGATCTGTCTGCGCAAACTCGCGTCGGAAGGGAAGATTCCGGGCGTGATTAAGTCTAGCTGGTAAAGAGAACTCAAGGAGCTGCATCCATGTCAATGACTGATCCTATCGCGGATATGCTGACCCGCATTCGCAATGCGGGGCTGGCGAAGCACCAGAAGGTGGATCTCCCCTCGTCCAACCTCAAGGTGGCGATCGCCTCGGTGCTCAAGGATCTCGGCTATATCAAGAATTTCAAGACCGTCAGCGACGAGAAGCAGGGCGTGCTGCGGCTTTATCTCAAATTCGACGACGAGAATCTGCCCGTGATCCACGAAATCAAGCGCGTCTCCACTCCCGGTCGCCGTGTCTATGTGAGCAAGGACGAGATTCCCTCGGTTAAGAACGGCCTGGGCTGCGCCATTCTGTCGACCTCGAAGGGCGTGTTGGCCGATGCCGCGGCGCGTGAGGCGCAGGTCGGCGGCGAGCTTCTCTGCACCATCTGGTAGCGCAACCGGCTGAAGGAGTATTGACGATGTCACGAATTGGCAAAAAACCCGTTATGATTCCCGCCGGGGTCAAGATCGCCCTCAGCGGCTCGGCCATCAGCGTCCAGGGGCCCAAGGGCAGTCTGCAGCGGACCCTCGGCACCGGTGTCGATATCGCCGTCGAGGCCGACCAGGTCGTGATCACGCGGCGCGCAGATGGCAAACCCGACCGTTCGCAGCAGGGTCTGACCCGCACGCTGATTGCCAACATGGTCGAGGGGGTGACCAAGGGGTACGCGAGAGTCCTCGAGATCAATGGCGTCGGTTATCGCGCCGATCTCAAGGGGAGCGTGCTCAACCTCGCCCTGGGCTACTCTCACCCCGTCGAATACCCGCTGCCGGAGGGGATCTCGGCCGAAGTGGAGAAACAGACCAAGGTCACGGTTCGGGGAATTGATAAGGAACTGGTCGGTGCGACGGCGGCGAAGATACGTTCGTTCCGTGGTCCCGAGCCCTACAAGGGCAAGGGGATCAAGTACGCCGACGAGCGGATCATCCGCAAGGCCGGCAAGACCGGCAAAAAATAAGTGATTAGAGGCCAAGGAGAAAGACTGTGAGCGTCGCAAACGAAAGACGTCAGGCACGCACGAAGCGCCAGGTGCGGGTACGCCGCAAGGTTCGGGGAACATCCGGGCGGCCGCGGCTCTGCATCTTCCGCAGTGCCAAACATATTTACGCCCAGATCATCGAGGATGGCACCGGCAGGACGCTGGTGGCCACTTCGACCGTCTCCAAAGACGTTGCCGACGGGCAGAAATATACCGGTAATGTTGAGGCTGCCAAGGCGGTGGGTATCGCCATCGCCAAAAAAGCCCTGGAACAGAACATTAAGCAGGTGGTCTTCGACCGCAACGGTTTCCTGTACCACGGCCGCGTCAAGGCTCTTGCCGACGCTGCCCGGGAAGCCGGCCTCTCTTTTTAGGTGAAGGAGGATGTCTTTGCTTCGCATTGATCCCAACGAATTGAATTTGACTGACCGGGTTATCCACATCAACCGCTGTGCCAAGGTCGTCAAAGGTGGCCGCCGCTTCAGCTTTTCCGCCCTGGTGGTAGTCGGTGACGGCCAGGGGTGTGTTGGCTATGGACTGGGCAAGGCCAAGGAAGTGCCGGAAGCGATCCGCAAGGGGGTGGAGCAGGCGAAGAAAAACCTGATCCGCATCCCGCTCAAGGGTCGTTCCATCCCCTTCGACGTGCTTGGCAAGTTCGGCGCCGGCAAGGTGTTGCTCAAGCCGGCCTCGGCCGGTACTGGCGTCATTGCCGGTGGCGCCGCTCGTGCTGTGCTCGAGTCTGCCGGCGTCGGTGACATTTTGTCGAAATGTCTCGGCTCCAACAATCCGCACAACGTGG includes the following:
- the rplF gene encoding 50S ribosomal protein L6 produces the protein MSRIGKKPVMIPAGVKIALSGSAISVQGPKGSLQRTLGTGVDIAVEADQVVITRRADGKPDRSQQGLTRTLIANMVEGVTKGYARVLEINGVGYRADLKGSVLNLALGYSHPVEYPLPEGISAEVEKQTKVTVRGIDKELVGATAAKIRSFRGPEPYKGKGIKYADERIIRKAGKTGKK
- the rplE gene encoding 50S ribosomal protein L5 codes for the protein MARMKEMYQTELVPQLMKDLQLKNVMEVPRVEKVVINMGLGEAIQNIKVLESAVDELSRLTGQKAVITKAKKSIATFKLREGMPIGCMVTLRRDRAYEFLDRLINVALPRVRDFKGVSSKAFDGRGNYTLGIREQIIFPEIDLDKIDKVKGLNVTIVTTARTDEEGRALLTSLGMPFRK
- a CDS encoding type Z 30S ribosomal protein S14, yielding MAKKSMMIKAERPKKFGVREYNRCPLCGRPRAYYRKFDMCRICLRKLASEGKIPGVIKSSW
- the rpsH gene encoding 30S ribosomal protein S8, translating into MSMTDPIADMLTRIRNAGLAKHQKVDLPSSNLKVAIASVLKDLGYIKNFKTVSDEKQGVLRLYLKFDDENLPVIHEIKRVSTPGRRVYVSKDEIPSVKNGLGCAILSTSKGVLADAAAREAQVGGELLCTIW
- the rplX gene encoding 50S ribosomal protein L24; translation: MASNKLHVKKNDMVMIIAGKDKGKTGKIMRVLADKGRVVVESLNVVKRHSRPTRANAEGGIIEKEAPLAASNVLLLCGACNKPTRTGIRILDDGSKARFCKKCNEIVDK
- the rpsE gene encoding 30S ribosomal protein S5; the protein is MLRIDPNELNLTDRVIHINRCAKVVKGGRRFSFSALVVVGDGQGCVGYGLGKAKEVPEAIRKGVEQAKKNLIRIPLKGRSIPFDVLGKFGAGKVLLKPASAGTGVIAGGAARAVLESAGVGDILSKCLGSNNPHNVVKATVNALKQLRSAEEIMARRGLSAGEQQ
- the rplR gene encoding 50S ribosomal protein L18 translates to MSVANERRQARTKRQVRVRRKVRGTSGRPRLCIFRSAKHIYAQIIEDGTGRTLVATSTVSKDVADGQKYTGNVEAAKAVGIAIAKKALEQNIKQVVFDRNGFLYHGRVKALADAAREAGLSF